CGTGGCGGACGTGGATCGTGCTCGAACCCGTCGCCTGGCCGAGCTGGATGCCCTGATCGGCGTGGCCCAGGGCAATCTCCAGGGGCTGTCGGCACAGCAGGTCAGCCTGCAGGGGCAGGCGGCCGATCAGGAACGCGCCGGTCGGCCCGTGCCGCAATCGCTCATCGACCAGATGCACGATCTGCGTGAGCAGCAGCAGGCGCTGAACGAACAGATCCAGCGCTACCAGGACGTGCGCCGGCAAACGGAGATCGAGTTTGCCGGCTATCGTGCGCGGGTGCAGCGGCTGGTCCCTTGAGTCGAGCGCTGGAGGCATGAAAAAGGCCCTGTCGGAAACCGGCAGGGCCTTTTTCATTGCATTCGAATCAGTGACGCTTGCGGTTGGTGATCAGCGTACCGACGCCGCTGTCGGTGAAGATCTCCAGCAGTACGGCGTTGGGGACCCGGCCGTCGATGATGTGCGAACTGTGCACGCCACCCTGGACCGCTTCCAGCGCGCAACGGATCTTCGGCAGCATGCCGCCGTAGATGGTGCCATCGGCGATCAGGCCGTCGACCTGTTCGGTGGTCAGGCCGGTCAGCACTTCGCCCTGCTTGTCCATCAGGCCGGCGATGTTGGTCAACAGCATCAGCTTCTCGGCCTTGAGGGCCTCGGCGACCTTGCCGGCGACCAGGTCGGCGTTGATGTTGTAGGACTCGCCATCCGGACCCACGCCGATAGGCGCGATCACCGGGATGAAGTCGCCCTTGACCAGCATGTTCAGCAGCTCGGTGTTGACGCCCACCACCTCGCCCACATGACCGATGTCGATGATCTCGGCCTTGGTCATTTCCGGGGTCTGGCGGGTGACGGTGAGCTTCTTCGCACGGATCAGCTCGGCGTCCTTGCCGGTCAGGCCGATGGCGCTGCCGCCATGGCGGTTGATCAGGTTGACGATGTCCTTGTTGACCTGGCCGCCCAGGACCATTTCCACCACGTCCATGGTCTGCGAGTCGGTGACCCGCATGCCGTCGATGAAGTGGCTTTCGATGGACAGACGCTTGAGCAGGTCGCCGATCTGCGGACCGCCACCGTGAACGACCACCGGGTTGATACCGACCGCTTTCATCAGCACGATGTCGCGAGCGAAGCCGGTTTTCAGCTCTTCACTCTCCATGGCGTTGCCGCCGTACTTGATTACCAGGGTCTTGCCTACGAAACGACGGATGTAAGGCAGTGCTTCGGACAGTACCTTGGCGACGTTAGAGGCGGCATCACGATCGAGGGTCATTCAGGGCTCCAGTCAAAGATCAAAACAATCAGAACGGCAGTTCGAGGTCCGGCGCAACTTTCTTGAG
The Pseudomonas sp. DTU_2021_1001937_2_SI_NGA_ILE_001 DNA segment above includes these coding regions:
- the argB gene encoding acetylglutamate kinase, with the translated sequence MTLDRDAASNVAKVLSEALPYIRRFVGKTLVIKYGGNAMESEELKTGFARDIVLMKAVGINPVVVHGGGPQIGDLLKRLSIESHFIDGMRVTDSQTMDVVEMVLGGQVNKDIVNLINRHGGSAIGLTGKDAELIRAKKLTVTRQTPEMTKAEIIDIGHVGEVVGVNTELLNMLVKGDFIPVIAPIGVGPDGESYNINADLVAGKVAEALKAEKLMLLTNIAGLMDKQGEVLTGLTTEQVDGLIADGTIYGGMLPKIRCALEAVQGGVHSSHIIDGRVPNAVLLEIFTDSGVGTLITNRKRH